From one Amycolatopsis sp. FDAARGOS 1241 genomic stretch:
- a CDS encoding alcohol dehydrogenase catalytic domain-containing protein, which translates to MQIKAAVLRAADGPYRIEDVELPAPRAGQVLVRIAGAGLCHTDLLPRVPGFLAAPPIITGHEGSGVVEAVGPDVTDLVPGDHVVLSFDSCGHCANCLAGHPAYCETFFPRNLTGHDPDGEQPVLDDGGAAIAARWFGQSSFASHSVVAARNAVKWRPAASA; encoded by the coding sequence ATGCAGATCAAGGCCGCGGTGCTGCGCGCCGCCGACGGGCCCTACCGCATCGAGGACGTCGAGCTGCCCGCCCCGCGCGCGGGCCAGGTTCTCGTGCGGATCGCGGGCGCCGGTCTGTGCCACACCGACCTGCTGCCGCGCGTGCCGGGGTTCCTGGCCGCCCCGCCGATCATCACCGGGCACGAAGGTTCGGGTGTCGTGGAGGCAGTCGGTCCCGACGTGACCGACCTCGTGCCGGGTGACCACGTCGTGCTGTCGTTCGACTCCTGCGGCCACTGCGCCAACTGCCTCGCGGGGCACCCCGCGTACTGCGAGACGTTCTTCCCGCGCAACCTCACCGGGCACGACCCCGACGGTGAGCAGCCGGTGCTCGACGACGGCGGCGCCGCGATCGCCGCCCGCTGGTTCGGCCAGTCGTCGTTCGCGTCGCACTCGGTCGTCGCGGCGCGCAACGCGGTGAAGTGGAGGCCGGCAGCGTCGGCGTGA
- a CDS encoding cytochrome P450 — protein sequence MSWHRPVEDALLEDPEDPGYWAVVRHAAIVEVSRRSDVFVSGQGVMFENIPEEMLEASRSFLAMDPPRHTKIRKLVSAAFTPKQVRRIEEQIKANARDIVRELVAAGSGADFVKQCSGRLPIRTLSDMVGIPEADRERVAHAADASVSWADPVYLAGRDPIEMIFEAQMTPHAVAFEMAEHRRAHPDEDLMTNLVQAEVDGERLTDEEIAAFFVLLSVAGNDTTRQTTSHTLKALTDFPEQREWLMADFEGRIGSAVEEFVRWGSPVMTFRRTAVTGFELGGQRISTGDKVVMFYASGNFDADVFAEPSRFDVSRSPNPHVAFGGGGTHFCLGNQVAKTQLRVLFGELLHALPGITAGEPDYLAGNFVHAVRAMPCHI from the coding sequence GTGTCCTGGCACCGCCCGGTCGAGGACGCGCTGCTGGAGGACCCCGAGGACCCGGGCTACTGGGCCGTGGTCCGCCACGCCGCCATCGTCGAGGTGAGCCGCCGCAGCGACGTGTTCGTCTCGGGCCAGGGGGTGATGTTCGAGAACATCCCGGAGGAGATGCTCGAGGCGTCGCGGTCGTTCCTCGCGATGGACCCGCCGAGGCACACGAAGATCCGCAAGCTCGTGAGCGCCGCGTTCACGCCGAAGCAGGTCCGCCGCATCGAGGAGCAGATCAAGGCGAACGCGCGCGACATCGTGCGTGAACTCGTGGCCGCGGGCAGCGGGGCGGATTTCGTGAAGCAGTGCTCGGGCCGGCTGCCGATCCGCACGCTGTCGGACATGGTCGGGATCCCGGAGGCCGACCGCGAGCGAGTGGCACACGCGGCCGACGCGTCGGTCTCGTGGGCCGACCCGGTGTACCTGGCCGGTCGCGACCCGATCGAAATGATCTTCGAAGCCCAGATGACGCCGCACGCGGTGGCGTTCGAGATGGCCGAGCACCGGCGCGCGCACCCGGACGAAGACCTCATGACCAACCTCGTGCAGGCCGAGGTGGACGGTGAGCGCCTCACCGACGAGGAGATCGCGGCGTTCTTCGTGCTGCTGTCGGTGGCGGGCAACGACACCACGCGCCAGACGACGAGCCACACGCTGAAAGCGCTCACCGACTTCCCCGAGCAGCGCGAGTGGCTGATGGCCGACTTCGAGGGCCGCATCGGCTCCGCGGTCGAGGAGTTCGTGCGCTGGGGGTCGCCGGTCATGACGTTCCGGCGCACCGCCGTCACCGGCTTCGAGCTCGGCGGGCAGCGGATCAGCACCGGCGACAAGGTCGTGATGTTCTACGCGTCGGGCAACTTCGACGCGGACGTGTTCGCCGAACCGAGCCGGTTCGACGTGAGCCGCAGCCCCAACCCGCACGTGGCCTTCGGCGGCGGGGGCACGCACTTCTGCCTCGGCAACCAGGTCGCGAAGACGCAGCTGCGCGTCCTGTTCGGCGAGCTGCTGCACGCGCTGCCCGGCATCACCGCCGGCGAACCCGACTACCTGGCCGGCAACTTCGTGCACGCCGTGCGCGCGATGCCCTGCCACATCTGA
- a CDS encoding SCP2 sterol-binding domain-containing protein produces the protein MPAFSKPEEIYHYIGGIFETAFADADLADKLAGTGVVLKMVCSNPEPALLIDTQNRRVVGNAFDAPADATMTMDSEIANGYWQGKVNLTFAMARGKVKVDGPVAKLIKLAPLSKKLFPVYVERLRADGREDLLVG, from the coding sequence ATGCCCGCGTTCAGCAAGCCCGAAGAGATCTACCACTACATCGGCGGCATCTTCGAAACCGCGTTCGCCGACGCCGACCTCGCCGACAAGCTCGCCGGCACGGGAGTGGTGCTGAAGATGGTCTGCAGCAACCCCGAACCGGCGTTGCTCATCGACACTCAGAACCGCCGCGTGGTCGGCAACGCCTTCGACGCCCCCGCCGACGCGACCATGACGATGGACAGCGAGATCGCCAACGGCTACTGGCAGGGCAAGGTGAACCTCACGTTCGCCATGGCCCGCGGGAAGGTCAAAGTGGATGGCCCCGTCGCGAAGCTGATCAAGCTCGCGCCGCTGTCGAAGAAGCTCTTCCCCGTCTACGTCGAACGGCTGCGCGCCGACGGGCGCGAGGATCTGCTCGTCGGCTGA
- a CDS encoding MBL fold metallo-hydrolase — translation MNIADTYTGHVEPGGDAARRTLDALTITKLSVGPMDNNAYLLVCRADNEALLIDAANDPERISDLIGHGPDRPALRTVVTTHQHQDHWQALGAVAGANGSNTAAHPLDAAPLPVPPDFLVEHGDTLQVGQVTLEVIHLRGHTPGSIALLYRDPTGHPHLFTGDSLFPGGVGRTTSPEDFASLLADVESRIFGELPDDTWFYPGHGDDSTLGAERPKLAEWRERGW, via the coding sequence GTGAACATCGCCGACACCTACACCGGGCACGTCGAACCGGGCGGCGACGCCGCCCGCCGCACGCTGGACGCGCTGACCATCACCAAGCTCTCCGTGGGGCCGATGGACAACAACGCGTATCTGCTGGTTTGCCGCGCCGACAACGAGGCGCTGCTGATCGACGCCGCCAACGACCCGGAGCGCATCTCCGACCTCATCGGCCACGGCCCCGACCGGCCGGCGCTGCGCACCGTCGTGACCACGCACCAGCACCAGGACCACTGGCAGGCCCTGGGCGCCGTGGCGGGCGCGAACGGCTCGAACACCGCGGCGCACCCGCTGGACGCGGCGCCGCTGCCCGTGCCGCCGGACTTCCTGGTCGAGCACGGGGACACCCTGCAGGTGGGCCAGGTCACCCTCGAGGTGATCCACCTGCGCGGCCACACGCCGGGCTCCATCGCCCTGCTGTACCGCGACCCCACCGGCCACCCCCACCTCTTCACGGGCGACTCGCTGTTTCCCGGTGGCGTCGGCCGCACGACGTCGCCCGAGGACTTCGCGTCACTGCTGGCCGACGTGGAATCGCGCATCTTCGGCGAACTGCCGGACGACACGTGGTTCTACCCGGGCCACGGCGACGATTCGACGCTGGGCGCGGAACGGCCGAAACTCGCCGAGTGGCGCGAACGCGGCTGGTGA
- the uvrA gene encoding excinuclease ABC subunit UvrA, translated as MADRLVVRGAREHNLRGVDLDLPRDSLIVFTGLSGSGKSSLAFDTIFAEGQRRYVESLSAYARQFLGQMDKPDVDFIEGLSPAVSIDQKSTSRNPRSTVGTITEVYDYLRLLYARAGKAHCPKCGELISKQTPQQIVDQVLDMEEGTRFQVLAPVVRGRKGEYLDLFQNLQQQGYARVVVDGKVHPLTDPPKLKKQEKHQIGVVIDRLTVKTSSRQRLTDSVETALRLADGLVELEFVDLPEHDPHRVRGFSENLACPNGHPLAIEDLEPRSFSFNSPYGACPECTGIGIRKEVDPELVVPDDELSLGEGAIAPWAGGQSADYFIRLLESLSEAIGFRMDTPWRQLPAKVQKAVLHGVDEQVHVRYRNRYGRQRSYYANFEGVIPFLERRQEQTESEYMRERYEGYMREVPCPTCQGTRLKPEILAVTLEHATQGERSIAEVCALSIDEASKFLDELVLGPREAMIAGAVLKEIQARLRFLLDVGLTYLSLDRASGTLSGGEAQRIRLATQIGSGLVGVLYVLDEPSIGLHQRDNHRLIETLTRLRDLGNTLIVVEHDEDTIRASDWVVDIGPGAGEHGGHIVHSGPYKKMLKSKESLTGAYLSGRRSIDVPAIRRPVDKKRQLTVVGAREHNLRGIDVSFPLGCLVSVTGVSGSGKSTLVNDILAQVLANKLNGARQVPGRHTRVNGLAGVDKLVRVDQSPIGRTPRSNPATYTGVWDHIRKLFAATTEAKVRGYQQGRFSFNVKGGRCEACAGDGTIKIEMNFLPDVYVPCEVCKGARYNRETLEVHYKGKTVADVLDMPIEEAAEFFEPIKAIHRHLATLVDVGLGYVRLGQPAPTLSGGEAQRVKLASELQKRSTGKTVYILDEPTTGLHFEDISKLIGVINGLVDKGNTVIVIEHNLDVIKTSDWIIDMGPEGGSGGGVVVAEGTPEHVASVEESYTGEFLRHVLNPA; from the coding sequence GTGGCTGATCGCCTCGTTGTTCGCGGTGCCCGCGAGCACAACCTCCGCGGTGTGGATCTCGACCTGCCCCGCGACAGCCTGATCGTGTTCACGGGCCTGTCCGGATCGGGCAAGTCGAGCCTCGCCTTCGACACCATCTTCGCCGAGGGCCAGCGCCGCTACGTCGAGTCGCTGTCGGCCTACGCGCGGCAGTTCCTGGGACAGATGGACAAGCCCGACGTCGACTTCATCGAGGGCCTCTCGCCCGCGGTGTCGATCGACCAGAAGTCGACCTCGCGCAACCCGCGCTCGACGGTGGGCACGATCACCGAGGTCTACGACTACCTGCGGCTGCTCTACGCCCGTGCGGGCAAGGCGCACTGCCCGAAGTGCGGTGAGCTGATCAGCAAGCAGACGCCGCAGCAGATCGTCGACCAGGTGCTCGACATGGAGGAGGGCACGCGTTTCCAGGTGCTCGCGCCGGTCGTGCGCGGGCGCAAGGGCGAGTACCTCGACCTGTTCCAGAACCTGCAGCAGCAGGGTTACGCGCGCGTGGTCGTCGACGGCAAGGTGCATCCGCTCACCGACCCGCCGAAGCTGAAGAAGCAGGAGAAGCACCAGATCGGCGTGGTCATCGACCGCCTGACGGTGAAGACGAGCTCGCGCCAGCGGCTCACCGACTCGGTCGAGACGGCGCTGCGGCTGGCCGACGGCCTCGTCGAGCTCGAGTTCGTCGACCTGCCCGAGCACGACCCGCACCGCGTGCGCGGCTTCTCCGAGAACCTCGCCTGCCCCAACGGGCACCCGCTGGCGATCGAGGACCTCGAACCGCGGTCGTTCTCGTTCAACTCGCCCTACGGCGCGTGCCCCGAGTGCACCGGCATCGGCATCCGCAAGGAGGTCGACCCGGAGCTCGTGGTGCCCGACGACGAGCTGTCCCTGGGCGAGGGCGCCATCGCGCCGTGGGCGGGCGGGCAGAGCGCCGACTACTTCATCCGGCTGCTCGAATCGCTGTCGGAGGCCATCGGCTTCCGCATGGACACGCCGTGGCGGCAGCTGCCGGCGAAGGTGCAGAAGGCGGTGCTGCACGGCGTCGACGAACAGGTCCACGTGCGCTACCGCAACCGCTACGGCCGGCAGCGCTCGTACTACGCCAACTTCGAGGGCGTGATCCCGTTCCTCGAGCGGCGCCAGGAGCAGACGGAGTCCGAGTACATGCGCGAGCGGTACGAGGGCTACATGCGGGAGGTGCCGTGCCCGACGTGCCAGGGCACCCGGCTCAAGCCCGAGATCCTCGCGGTCACGCTGGAGCACGCGACCCAGGGCGAGCGGTCGATCGCCGAGGTGTGCGCGCTGTCGATCGACGAGGCGTCGAAGTTCCTCGACGAACTGGTGCTCGGGCCGCGCGAGGCGATGATCGCCGGCGCGGTGCTCAAGGAGATCCAGGCGCGGCTGCGGTTCCTGCTCGACGTCGGCCTCACCTACCTGTCGCTCGACCGCGCGTCGGGCACCCTGTCCGGTGGCGAGGCGCAGCGCATCCGGCTCGCCACGCAGATCGGTTCGGGCCTGGTCGGTGTGCTGTACGTGCTCGACGAGCCGTCGATCGGCCTGCACCAGCGCGACAACCACCGCCTGATCGAGACCCTCACCCGGCTGCGCGACCTCGGCAACACGCTGATCGTCGTGGAGCACGACGAGGACACGATCCGGGCGAGCGACTGGGTCGTCGACATCGGCCCGGGTGCCGGCGAGCACGGCGGCCACATCGTCCACAGTGGACCGTACAAGAAGATGCTCAAGAGCAAGGAGTCGCTCACCGGGGCCTACCTGTCGGGCCGCCGCTCGATCGACGTGCCGGCGATCCGGCGCCCGGTCGACAAGAAGCGGCAGCTGACGGTCGTGGGCGCGCGCGAGCACAACCTGCGCGGGATCGACGTGTCGTTCCCGCTGGGCTGCCTCGTGTCCGTCACGGGCGTGTCCGGTTCGGGCAAGTCCACGCTGGTCAACGACATCCTCGCCCAGGTGCTGGCCAACAAGCTCAACGGTGCGCGCCAGGTACCGGGCCGGCACACGCGCGTCAACGGGCTGGCCGGCGTCGACAAGCTGGTGCGCGTCGACCAGTCGCCGATCGGCCGCACGCCGCGGTCGAACCCGGCGACCTACACGGGCGTGTGGGACCACATCCGGAAGCTGTTCGCCGCGACCACCGAGGCGAAGGTGCGCGGTTATCAGCAGGGCCGGTTCTCGTTCAACGTCAAGGGCGGCCGCTGCGAGGCGTGCGCCGGCGACGGCACGATCAAGATCGAGATGAACTTCCTGCCCGACGTCTACGTCCCGTGCGAGGTCTGCAAGGGCGCCCGCTACAACCGCGAGACCCTCGAGGTCCACTACAAGGGCAAGACGGTCGCCGACGTCCTCGACATGCCGATCGAGGAGGCCGCGGAGTTCTTCGAGCCGATCAAGGCGATCCACCGCCACCTGGCCACGCTCGTCGACGTCGGCCTCGGCTACGTGCGGCTCGGCCAGCCCGCGCCCACGCTGTCCGGCGGTGAGGCCCAGCGCGTGAAGCTCGCCAGCGAGCTGCAGAAGCGCTCGACCGGCAAGACCGTCTACATCCTCGACGAGCCGACCACGGGCCTGCACTTCGAGGACATCAGCAAGCTGATCGGCGTGATCAACGGCCTGGTCGACAAGGGCAACACGGTGATCGTCATCGAGCACAACCTCGACGTCATCAAGACCTCCGACTGGATCATCGACATGGGCCCGGAGGGTGGCTCGGGCGGCGGCGTCGTCGTGGCCGAAGGCACGCCTGAGCACGTCGCTTCGGTGGAGGAGAGCTACACCGGCGAGTTCCTCCGCCACGTCCTCAACCCGGCCTGA